The genomic interval CAAACCAAATGAAAACTAAATCATCAATTACATTTTCTGTTATAATCGTACTATTACTTTCAATTAGTTATCCGCTATACTCCCAAATACCGTGTGAGAATGGTTTTGCTGGAGATTATCCATGTGATAGATATGGGTTGCAAGACCACCTCACAGAAAGCGATTTAGGGGCAAATTTTGTAAATGATAGCTGGGGATGGACAGATGAAACTACCGGTAAAGAATATGCTTTGATCGGACTAAACAATGGAACCGCTTTCATTGACATTTCGGCACCTAACAACGTTGTATTACTCGGAACGTTACCTACACACACTTCATCTAGCACTTGGAGAGATGTAAAAGTATTTGAAGATTTTGCCTTTATTGTAAGTGAAGCAAGTGGTCACGGAATGCAAGTATTTGATCTCAAAAGATTGAGAGACGTAAGTTCTCCGCCTGAAACTTTTATAGAAGACGCTCATTACAGTGGATTTGGTAATGCTCATAACATTGTTATTAATACAGAAAGTGCGTATGCATATGCTGTAGGTACATCAACTTTTAGTGGTGGCCCTCACTTTATTGATATTTCAGATCCTATCAACCCAACCGCTGCCGGGGGGTATTCTAACAATAATTATAGTCATGATGCGCAAATTGTAACTTACAATGGTCCAGATACAGACTATATTGGTAGAGAAATATTTATAGGAAGTAATGAAAATGTCGTTGCGATTGTAGATATCACGGATAAAGGAAATCCTATCGAAATTTCAACAATTTCATACCCTACCATTGGGTACACTCATCAAGGCTGGTTTACAGAAGATCAACGATATTTTTTACTAGGTGATGAAACTGATGAAATAGGTTTTGGCTTCAATACAAGAACGCTCATTTTTGATTTTAATGATCTTGACAACCCATCGCTCTCATTTGAATATGAAGGACCTACACAAGCTATAGACCATAATGGCTATGTGGTAAATGATCTATTTTATCTTGCAAACTACAGAGCAGGAATGCGGGTAATCGATATTTCTTCAATTTCTGATAATTCTATTACAGAGGTTGGATTTTTTGACACATATCCAGCTAGTAACTCTGCAAGTTTTAATGGTGGACTATGGAATGTATATCCCTTTTTTGAGAGTGGGAATATTGTTTTGAGTGGTGGTGGTGGATTTTTTCTTATAGCCCTCAATGAAAATTTAGCAGTTGAGGAAAATCTAAAATCCAATACACATATCAGTATTTACCCCAACCCGGCAACAAATGAATTACAATTAAAATCAAATGAACCTATCGGTGGGGTGGTCATCTATAATCTTCTTGGACAAGAAATGCTTAGTCAGCACTTGGGAGTATCGGGAAGAATAAATATTGAAAAATTAGCAAGAGGCATATATATAGTTAAAACTAGCAAAGGTTCACATCGCGTAATTCTACAATGAAACTTAAATTAGTCATTTTCTTTTTAGGCATACTTACAATAGCATGTAGGGAGGACGATCTTGTAGAAGAAGATTTTGCAGTAAGCATTGAAGGGAGAGTAATTTGTCAAAATGGATTAGCAGGTAGTTATGCTTGTGATAATTATGACATTATGAGTCGCATATCTAATGATACCCTAGGTGTCACTAGACTTAATGATCTCTGGGGATGGACAGATCCAAATACTCAAAAAGAATACGCACTATTGGGCACATATAATAGTACTATTTTTATTGATATTTCACTTGCAGAGTCGCCTAAAATAATTGGCTATTTACCTAGTAATAGTGACTCTTCAAACTGGAGAGATATTAAAGTATATGAAAACCATGCGTATATTGTAAGTGAAGCAGAAAATCATGGCATGCAAGTCTTTGACCTTACAAGACTTAGAAACCCTCAAGAACAGCCCATGGTTTTTAATGAGGATGTTTTATATACTATATTCACTACGAGCCATAACTTAGTGATTAATAAACAGAGCGGTTATGCTTACGCGGTGGGTAGCGACACATTTAATGGTGGAGTCCATATCATTAATATTCAAAATCCACAACAATTAATATTTGAAGGAGGGTT from Dokdonia sp. Hel_I_53 carries:
- a CDS encoding choice-of-anchor B family protein, producing MKTKSSITFSVIIVLLLSISYPLYSQIPCENGFAGDYPCDRYGLQDHLTESDLGANFVNDSWGWTDETTGKEYALIGLNNGTAFIDISAPNNVVLLGTLPTHTSSSTWRDVKVFEDFAFIVSEASGHGMQVFDLKRLRDVSSPPETFIEDAHYSGFGNAHNIVINTESAYAYAVGTSTFSGGPHFIDISDPINPTAAGGYSNNNYSHDAQIVTYNGPDTDYIGREIFIGSNENVVAIVDITDKGNPIEISTISYPTIGYTHQGWFTEDQRYFLLGDETDEIGFGFNTRTLIFDFNDLDNPSLSFEYEGPTQAIDHNGYVVNDLFYLANYRAGMRVIDISSISDNSITEVGFFDTYPASNSASFNGGLWNVYPFFESGNIVLSGGGGFFLIALNENLAVEENLKSNTHISIYPNPATNELQLKSNEPIGGVVIYNLLGQEMLSQHLGVSGRINIEKLARGIYIVKTSKGSHRVILQ
- a CDS encoding choice-of-anchor B family protein, producing the protein MKLKLVIFFLGILTIACREDDLVEEDFAVSIEGRVICQNGLAGSYACDNYDIMSRISNDTLGVTRLNDLWGWTDPNTQKEYALLGTYNSTIFIDISLAESPKIIGYLPSNSDSSNWRDIKVYENHAYIVSEAENHGMQVFDLTRLRNPQEQPMVFNEDVLYTIFTTSHNLVINKQSGYAYAVGSDTFNGGVHIINIQNPQQLIFEGGFDFIGYTHDAQAITYNGPDLDHVGKELLLSSNEDFVTITDVTNKSNPTLISRVAQDNVGYIHQGWIDESHRYFYANDELDEAEFGFKSRTLVFDFTDLDNPVYRGPYLGPTQAIDHNLYTNGTELFLSNYTNGVRIVDITESDPALMSEIGFFDTYPQNDDTIFDGAWSVYPYFESGNIIISDISNGLFIIRKTGT